In a genomic window of Salminus brasiliensis chromosome 12, fSalBra1.hap2, whole genome shotgun sequence:
- the s1pr5a gene encoding sphingosine 1-phosphate receptor 5a, which yields MEASHAAYVAAPPTVASLKPAAGYLFRMFREYQNNEVIVAHYNFTGKLNKNKYRDGLKPEAIVFLIICLLIVLENAVVLVAIWKNKKFHVPMYYLLGNLTFSDLLAGFTYMVNIVTSGANTLKMTPVQWFLREGGVFITLAASIISLLAIAIERHVTMVRMKPYQGAKRGRMFALIGASWVLSVFLGVLPIMGWNCMGSLEQCSTVLPLYSKSFILCCITVFSAILLAIVVLYVRIFRIVKSNTNRLGCGPQRKGSAKKSQKYMALLKTVTIVLGVFIACWLPLFILLLLDFCCPAQSCEVLFKADYFLGIAMINSLLNPIIYTLTSKDMCRAILRLLCSYCLLTNDGHMKKFGIPFLECSTSKTEMPSHRLEGLETTVSSGNFTPTTIKTIYPKMAKT from the coding sequence ATGGAAGCATCACATGCTGCCTATGTTGCTGCACCTCCAACTGTTGCTTCCCTAAAACCAGCTGCAGGTTACCTCTTCAGAATGTTCCGGGAGTACCAGAACAACGAGGTTATTGTAGCCCACTACAACTTTACTGGAAAGCTGAACAAGAACAAGTACAGGGATGGCCTGAAACCTGAAGCCATCGTGTTCCTCATTATCTGTCTGCTCATTGTGCTGGAGAACGCTGTAGTTCTCGTTGCGATCTGGAAGAATAAGAAGTTCCACGTGCCCATGTACTACCTGCTGGGCAACTTGACTTTCTCAGACTTGTTGGCAGGCTTTACCTACATGGTGAATATTGTAACGTCAGGGGCCAACACACTCAAAATGACACCTGTCCAGTGGTTCTTAAGAGAAGGAGGTGTCTTCATCACGCTGGCCGCGTCCATCATCAGTCTCCTGGCCATCGCTATTGAACGGCATGTCACCATGGTGCGAATGAAGCCATACCAGGGGGCCAAGCGCGGGCGCATGTTTGCTCTGATTGGTGCAAGCTGGGTGTTGTCTGTGTTCTTGGGTGTGCTACCTATTATGGGCTGGAACTGCATGGGCAGCCTGGAGCAGTGCTCCACTGTACTGCCACTTTATTCCAAGAGCTTCATCCTCTGCTGCATCACAGTCTTCTCCGCCATACTGCTGGCTATTGTGGTGCTCTACGTCCGCATTTTCCGAATCGTCAAGTCCAACACGAATCGGCTTGGCTGCGGTCCACAGCGCAAAGGTTCGGCAAAGAAGTCGCAGAAGTACATGGCTCTGCTGAAGACAGTCACCATAGTGCTGGGGGTCTTCATCGCCTGCTGGCTGCCcctcttcattctgcttttgCTGGACTTTTGCTGTCCAGCCCAAAGCTGCGAGGTTCTCTTCAAGGCAGACTATTTCCTGGGCATTGCTATGATCAACTCACTGCTCAACCCAATCATCTACACGTTAACTAGTAAAGATATGTGTAGGGCCATACTGAGACTGCTCTGCAGCTACTGTCTGCTGACTAACGATGGACACATGAAGAAGTTTGGAATACCCTTCTTGGAGTGCAGCACGAGTAAGACGGAAATGCCGTCGCACAGGCTGGAGGGCCTGGAGACAACAGTCTCCTCTGGAAACTTTACACCAACCACTATAAAAACAATTTATCCCAAAATGGCGAAGACGTGA